The nucleotide sequence GTACTACGATATGAACTTCCCACTAATCAACCTTACGTCACTACTTACCTACCATCGCAGGAGCTTCTTGGAGGACACCACCGGTCTCCGGCGGCAAGAAAAGAGGCGGCTGCCAACGTCGACAAGCTCGCAACACTCGACTACGGCGGCTGTCTAACCGATCTCAAGGGAGCCTGGACTGATGCGGAGAAGAATCTGAATGCGTGTAAGAAGGGCAGCCGCGACCAGTCTTGGTCACCTTCGCGCGCTGTCATGTCGATGGCCTGCCGGAATACTACTGCAATCATTGACCCGGCGGTCCGGATGAACAGCACCCTATACGGGGTCTTCTTTTCGATGTTCAAATTCAGTTTGGTGCACATTCCGGTCTTGTCAAGGCCCCGTATTGCCTCATCTAGTATCTACTCCAAATCGTATCGTTGCCTCACGAATGAATCTACTCCAATTCAGTAGACTGAGGAGGAACCATGGAAGAGGGTGAGCAGAGGAGAGGTGAGGAGACGGGGTTGACCGTGAGACAGCGGCAGGCCGTATTCATCGCACCTTTGGCTACACAGCACCACCAGGGCGACCTCAGTCTCATGGCAATTTTGTCGAGGCAATCACAAGATAGAGAGAAAGCCCACAGCGCTGTCGCACTGTGGGCTTCTTGCCTACTGACGATGGTTGTCTAGTTTGCGGCCACTATCCGACGGGTGTCCCGTGCAATGACCAGTTCCTCGTTGGTCGGGATGACCAGGACCTTGATGCGCGAAGACGGCATGCTGATATCTTCCGCTTCACCGCGCTTCTTTGCGCGATTCTTGTCAGCATCGAGCTCTATACCCAGGAATTCCATGTCCTTGATCACCAGTTCACGGACGATATCGCTGTTCTCGCCTATCCCCCCCGTGAACACGATCGCATCGGCACCGTTCATGGCTGCAATGTACGAACCAATGTACTTCTTGAGCTTGTAGCAGTACACTTCAAGTGCCAGCGTCGCACGTTTGTCGCCCTTGCCAGCCTCTTCCTCAAGAGTGCGGAAGTCATTGCTGATGCCCGAAATGCCCAGAACGCCCGAGTGCTTGTTGAGCAGAGCATTGATTTGCTGAAGGTTCAGTTCTTCCTTCCCCATGATATAGAGTGGGACAGCAGGATCGATGTCTCCGCAGCGCGTCCCCATGGGCAGCCCTTCGAGAGGAGTAAACCCCATGGACGTATCGACGGATTTGCCATGATCGACGGCGGTAATGGAAGAACCATTGCCCAGATGACACGTGATAAGCTTAAGGTCATCGATGGTCCTTCCCAGTATCGCGGCAGCTTCATGCGATACAAAATAGTGACTGGTGCCGTGAAAACCGTATTTGCGGATGTGGTTCCGGGTGTAGAAAACGTAAGGGATCGCATATATAAATGCTTTCTCCGGCATCGTCTGATGGAATGCCGTGTCGAAAACGGCGACCTGAGGAACCTTGGGCAACAGGTACGAGATGGAGTAGATGCCCGCCAGGTTCGGCGGATTGTGGAGAGGTGCGATGTCAATGCACTCCTCGATCTTGGCCACCACCTCGGGGGTAATCAGCGTCGATTCCGAAAACGACTCGGCCCCATGGACCACGCGGTGCCCGACAGCCTGAATGTCCTTGATGCTCGTGAGGGCACCCTTTTCTGGGCCGACCAGAGCCTTCAGGATAAGCTCGATGCCGGCCTGGTGCTCAAGGATCTCGTGGACAGAGACGACCTTCTTCCGTCCGGCAACCGTGTGATTGAGCTGCGCCTGGGCCGTGCCGATCTTCTCCAGCAGGCCTTCGGCCAGCTGCTGATCATCGTCGTACAGCTTGTACTTGATAGAAGAACTGCCACAGTTCAGGACCAGAACCTTCATATCTTCTCCTCCATGTTCTCGACACAAGTCTCATAGCTGTAGAAGCCCTTGCCGGTCTTCACTCCCAGGTGCCCACGTCGAGCCAGGTTCCGGATAAGCGCCTGTGGACGATATCGAGTCTCGCCCAGCTCGCTGAAGAGGTGCTCCGACCACCCGAGGACGATATCCAGCCCGATCTGGTCAGCAAGGGCAAACGGGCCCTTGTTGAAGCCGAAACCAAGGCGCATGGCGACATCGATGTCCTCCTTGCTGGCTGTTCCTTCCTGGTAGAGCATGATGGCTTCGTTGATAAGGGGAACGACAAGACGCGCCGTGATGTAGCCGGGGTTCTCGAGTACGTCGACGGGGGTCTTGCCCATGCGGCGTGCCAGTTCCTTCGCACGGTCGACGGTTGTCTGAGACGTATGGACACCTCGCACCATCTCGACAAGCTTGATCGCTGGAACGGGCGCGAGGAAGTGCATGCCTACGAGACGCTCCTTGTTGACCATCTTCAGCGCGATGTCAGTGATGGGCAGGATGGCAGTGTTGCTGACATAGGTGACCTCACCGGGGCACATGTGTTCAAGCTGGGCCTCAAGCTGGGCAAACAGATCCTGCTTGGCCCCAAGATCATCCGGAATGGCCTCAATGACAAGGTCGACGCTGCCCACGTCACTACGGTTCAACGTGAACTTGATGTGAGAAAGCAGGACCTTCTTCTCTGATCCCGTGATACCCCATCGCTGGAGTTCAAGATTGAGGCTGTTCTCAATGCTCTGGCGGGCATGCGACAGTCCGTCCTCCGTTTGATCGACGAGTACCACCTCGAGACCGTGCGCTGCTGCGTCCTGAGCAATTCCCGCTCCCATGACGCCGGCACCAAACACCGCAATCCTTCGAATCTCCATGTACACCTCTCCTGTTACCAGATAGGAAGAGTGGCACGCAGTGCGCCCACTCTAATCCTCACGTTAGTGCAGGTCTCCTCTGCTCTCGCGCATCTCGTCGTCGCTGAGGCCGAAGTAGTGGCCCAGTTCATGCAGGACCACGTGCTGGACAAGAGGCATCAGCTCGTCGATCGTATCGACCGAGGACTCGAGGGGGACCTTGAACACGCTGATTTTGTCGGGAAGAGTGCCACTGTAGTGCGGCCCCCGGTCCCTGAGTGGAACCCCCTGGTACAACCCCAGCAGGCCGTAGCCGTTGGCAACTCCGGTACGCTTCAGGACATCCATGGGAGGAAAATCCTCGACGACGACGTCGATATTCTTGAGCGCCGTCCTGAACTGGTCAGGAAGCGTGACAAGAGCAACGAGCACGAGTTCTTCGAAGTCCTTCTGTTCCAGTTCAATCACGACGCATCCTGCTCCTTGATTCGACCAATAGATATCATGTATCATACCACAACCCTTTGAGAGACCAACACCGTTGTGTGACGCGGGCATCTGCAACACCGACCTGCGCGGCCGGGCTCCTCGCCATAACACCGTACATACTCACAATTCTTGCATTACGGCAGGACTTCCTCTAGTATATCGTAGAGGGATGCCGCAAGGCATGCAACTGAGCACCAGGACTGGCTGGAGCTTTCTGGCTCATCTCCTGGTGCCCAGCCCCTCAGCGATCGACCGCACCGTGTGCCTTAGGAGGTATTCATGAAACAACGCAATGTCGTTCGCACCATCTACTTGTATGTCGTCACCGTGGTCGGGATCGTCATGGCTCTTACCGGCCTTATCGGGGCAATCACCAGTGTCCTCAACACGTACGTCTTCCGTCTGATCACATCGGACAGCATGCAGAACGAACTGGCCTCCCTGCTGACCTTTGCCTCCGCAGTGGCAGTCGGCGTGCCAGTCTGGCTGTACCATTGGGGCATCATCCAGGAAACACGCCAGCATGCGCCAGCATTTGCGACAACCGGTCCCGCAGAGACGAGCGAAACCATCACAGCCACCCCGACGCCACAACCGGAGATGCGCCGAGATCTCATCAGAAGGCTCTACATCTATCTGCTGTCCGCCATTGGGCTGTTCATTGTCATGTTCAACCTCGTCAACATCGCTCCCAGTATCTATAGGGCGTTCTTCATGTCGCTGGATCCGATGATGTCGCCCGTGAAACCGGACGACGTCAGTCGCGTCTCGCCGATCAATACGTACTCGATCCAAAGCCTTATCAGGAACATCGTCGCCATCCTTGTCGGGACTCCTGTCTGGTTGTACCACTGGCATCTCGGACAGCGCGAGCACCGCGACCTGCTGGGCGACTGATACAAGCGACACAACTCACAGACCTGCTCAGAACTACCCTTTCAACGAAGGCACAATGTCCCTTGCAGCAACTCAATCGCAAGTCTGTAAAGGGCTTTGCGCCTTCTTGTTTTGAGGTCGTTTGGTATATAATAGCTACGTGGCAACCAATCCTGCTGAGGAGAAGAATGGATGAGGAAACTGTTCCCGGGCCCCCTGGCCCTGGCTCCTGCAGCCGCCGTGTTGACGGACTACGAGAGGACTGGTCTGGACGGTCCCAACTTCCTGCCATGGTATACGGTCAGCCCATGACAGGAAGATCCTGGCGCCAGGGGGGTGCAGTACCTGCCCTCTCCGCCGTTGCGAGGGAGTGAAGCTATGAAAGCACTGGAAGTACGCGGCATCTCCAAGATGTTCCCAGGGAACCTTGCGAACGACAACATCTCGTTCTCGGTGGAGAAGGGGGAGATTTTTGCCATCGTCGGCGAAAACGGTGCGGGCAAGAGTACTCTGATGAACATCATCTACGGCATCTACGCGGCATCGGGCGGAGACCTTCTGGTCAATGAGAAGGAAGTCAAGATTCGTTCGGTCGAGGATGCTATCAAGCTCCGGATGGGTATGGTGCACCAAGAGTTCATGCTGATTCCAAGGTTCACCGTCACTCAGAACATCGTCATCGGCGATGAGCCGCACAAGGGTATCTTCTTTGACTACGGCAGGGCACTGCGCGAAGTCCGGGAGCTCTCAAAGCGCGTCTCGCTGACCGTGGACGCCTCTGCTCTTGTAGGCGACCTGCCCGTCGGCGTCCAGCAGCGTGTCGAAATCCTCAAGGTGCTGCGCAGAGGAGCTGAGATCCTCATTTTCGATGAGCCCACAGCCGTCCTCACACCTGAGGAGACTGTCGAGCTGTTCGTGACCATGCGTAAGCTGCAGGCGGAGGGAAAGACGATCCTGTTCATCAGCCACAAGCTGAAAGAGGTCATGGAGATCGCCGACCGCATAGCGGTCCTGCGTCGCGGCAAGCTGCAGGGCATCGTGAACAAGAAGGACACGAACGAAGAGGAACTGGCTCGCATGATGGTCGGTCGCAACGTCGTCCTCGAGATCCCCAGGGTCGACGTGGAAGTGGGAGCTGTGGCATTTGCGTGTCACGATCTGCACGTCAGAAACAAGCGCGGATACGAGGCCGTCAAAGGCATGAGCCTTGAGGTCCGCGGCGGAGAGATCGTCGGCATTGCGGGCGTCCAGGGCAACGGCCAGGACGAACTGGTCAACGCCATGATCGGGTTCTCGCATCCAATTTCGGGTTCGATGGAACTCAACGGAAAGAGCATGCGCATGGTCACCACAGCCCAACTGCGCAAGGAAGGCATGAGCTACATCACCGAAGACCGTGGGCGCAGAGGTCTTGTCATGCCGTACACGGTACGCGAGAACTCTGTCATGGGCCAGCACTTGAGCGGGCCGTTCAGCAAGGGCATCAGGATGAACTACGACAAGGTTGGGGAGTTTGCCGAAGGGAAGGTCAAGGAATATGACATCCGCCCTGGTGACGTCTATGACACGGCAGGATCCCTGTCCGGCGGCAACCAGCAGAAGCTTATCCTGGCCCGTGAGCTGTCGCTGCCACACAACTTCCTGATCGCTTCGCAGCCGACACGCGGCCTGGACGTTGGCGCCACCGAATTCGTCTATCACAAGCTGCTTGAGGAGAAGAAGGCTGGCAAGGCCATCCTGCTCATCTCACTCGAACTCTCCGAGATCCTCGGCCTGTCCGACCGCATTCTGGTCATGTTTGAAGGGCGCATCGTCGGAGAGACAACCCCGGACAAGACGACCGAAGAGGCCCTGGGTCTTCTGATGCTCGGCGTCGGTATCGACAAGAAGGTGCAATCGTGAGCGAAAGCAATTTCACCAGCAAGTTCCTCAAAGCCTTCGGTATCGACAACCAGGGACACAATCGGAGAGACCCTCTGAACGTCTGGGTCCCCCTCATCTCCGTGGGCCTGGCTCTGATCGTCGGCATGATTGTCATAGCCGCCTCCGGGCGAAATCCGTTCCGGGCATACGCACTTCTGTTTGGCGATTCGGGGCTCATTCCCGGTGGGTCGGCATGGCGGCGCGAGTTCGCCGAACTGCTCATCAAGAGCGCCATGTACATTGCGACGGGTCTCTCGGTCGCCCTGGCATTCAAGGGTGGCCTGTTCAACATCGGCGCCGAGGGCCAGTTCTGGGTAGGCGCCATCGTAGCGACCTTCTTCGGATACTGGACTCCTGTAGCCCACACGTTTGGGGCTATGTACGTCGCTCTGGGGACCTTCGGCTGGATAGCGCAACTCTTGCATGGAGCCATCTGTATCATCATGGGAATGCTTGCGGGCGGCGCATGGGCGGCAGTCGCCGGCTATCTTTATGTCAAGCGCGGCGTCAACATCGTCATCGGCACGATCATGCTCAACTGGATCGCCTGGTTCCTGATCACAAGCTGGCTGGTGCTCGGACCAATGACGCCTCCCTCTCAGACGTTCACTTCTGGCTCCTTCTATGTGACTGACACGGCCAAGCTGTTGAGGATCATGATGCCGACACGCCTCAACACCAGTATTTTGCTCGTGTTGATCGCGACGTATGCCACCTGGTTCCTCCTGTACAAGACGACGGTCGGCTATGAGATCCGCGCCATCGGCTACACCGCCAACATTGGCATGGAAGCCCCGCGGGCACAGGGTATCAACGTCAGCCGCCGCATCCTGCAGCTCATGTTCTTCTCCGGAAGCCTTGCCGCGCTCGGCGGCTCCTTCTTCATCCTGGGTCTGACCTATCAGTTCCCCAACACCGCGACCATGGGATACGGCTGGACTGGTATCGGCATCGCGTTGATCGGCCAGAGCGAACCCCTGGGTGTCGTACTGGCAGGATTGTTCATTGGAGCGCTGCGTACCGGAGCCACGTCCATGCAGGTCGCCAACATCCCCAAGACGTTCTCCAACATCATCGAGGGCATGGCCGTCGGCTTCATCGCCCTGCAGGTTGCCGTGCGATACTACCTGGTCAAGATCATCCAGCGCCGCCGCACGCGTACGAACCCGCCAGCAGACCAGGAGGCCCCAGCATGAACATCACACAGATCAACCTCACGATTGCTCAGATGCTGGACTACACTACGCCGATCCTGTTTGCCGCGCTGTGTGGCGTCCTCAGCGAAAGCGCAGGTGTCGTCAACATTGGTTTGGACGGCATCATGCGTTTTGGCGCCTTCTTCGGGCTGCTCGGCGCATTCTTCTCTCACTCCCCCTGGATCGGCCTGCTACTCGGTATCGCCGTCGGCTGCCTTGTGGGAGCGCTCCACGCCTTCATCACCATCAGGTGGAATGGTGATCAGACCGTCGCCGGAACAGCCGTCAACGTCATCGCTGTCGGCCTCATGACGTATTTGCTGGAATTCGTCTTCAGCACAACCGGGTACTCGCCGCAGCTCCAGAACTACTTTGGGGCTCAGGCCTACCGCGTGCAGCTCCCCTTCCTTGCCAAGATCCCCTTTCTGGGTGCCTTCTCCAACCTGTCGTTCATGATTTGGTTCGGCTTCATCTGTACGGTTCTCATGCATGTGCTCCTGTACCACACGGTCCTCGGCCTGCGCATCCGTACGTGTGGCGAGAATCCCAAGGCGGCAACGACACTTGGCATCAATGTGTTCCGCGTTCGCTGGTTCGCCGTCGTCGCGGGGGCAGCGCTCGCGGGCATAGGTGGTGCTACGCTGTCCATCAGCTCATTCTCGGGGTTCAGCGACTCCATGCCCAACGGTGTCGGGTTCATTGGCCTCGCCGCAATGATCTTTGGCAAGTGGACCCCGTTCGGCGCTCTCGGGGCGGCACTCCTGTTTGGAACGGGCCAGATCGTGCAGTCCATCATCGCCGTCACAGGTATTGCCCCAAAGCTGGCACCCGGTCTCACACTCATCCTCCCCTACGTTCTTACGCTGGCTGTCCTGGCTGGGTTCGTCGGCAAGTCCATCGCTCCCGCAGCAGACGGCCGCCCGTACTACAAGGAACAGCGCTAGTCGATTCTTTCCAGGGCCGCCGCGGGGACATCGTCCTCCGGTGGCCCGTTCATATCTTCCACGGAGGTGGGTCATGAGCATCCAGTCGGGTGAACAGAAAATGCAGTGGGCGATCCGTCACATGCCGATCCTGTCATCGGTTGCCGAGCGCTTCGAGAACGAACGGCCCTTTGCCGGGCTCAATGTGGTCATTGCTCTCCACCTGGAGGCCAAGACGGCCAACCTGGCCTACGTGATGCTGCGCGGCGGCGCCAATGTCGCCATTACGGCGTCCAACCCCATCACCACGCAGGACGACGTGGCCCAGGCACTTGCAGAACGCGGAGTCACGGTCTTCGCCAAACGGGGTGAGACGCCAGCGGAGTACAAGGAATACTTCAGCAACGTCCTGGCCACCAAGCCCAACCTGCTGATCGATGACGGTGGGGATCTCGTGAACGCCGTTCACTTTGAGCATCCTGAGCTGCTGCCCGCCATTGTGGGAGCATGCGAAGAGACGACGACCGGAGTCATCCGTGACCGTGCGCTGGCCCGCGCAGGCAAACTGTCGTTCCCAGTCATCGGGGTGAACGAGGGCCTGTGCAAGCACCTCTTCGACAACCGTTTCGGCACAGGGCAGTCCGCCTGGGACGGTATTCTGCGGACGACCAACATGAACGTCGCTGGCAAGGTCGTGGTCGTCGCTGGGTACGGATGGGTCGGCAAGGGTGTAGCCATGCGTGCCAGAGGCCTCGGCGCCCAAGTCGTCGTTACAGAAGTCGATCCCGTCAAAGCTGTCGAAGCCCACATGGAAGGCTATCAGGTCATGCCCATGCTCGAGGCCGCCAGAATCGGTGAGATCTTCATTACGTGCACGGGCGACGACAAGGTCATCACCAAGGAGCACTTCGGCGTCATGAAGGACGGCGCAATCCTGTGCAATGCTGGGCACTTCGATGTCGAAGTCGACGTTCAACACTTGAGGAACAAGGACCCTCAGCACCACGAAGTTCGGCACAACATCGAGGAGTATGCTTGCGACGGCAAACATTTCTATGTCCTGGGCGAGGGGCGCCTTGTCAACCTGGCATGTGCCGACGGGCACCCCATCGAGATCATGGACCTGACATTCGCGTTGCAGGCGCTGTCGGCCGAGTATCTGGTCAGACACCAGGAGTCTCTGCCCAAGGAACTCATCAATGTACCCGAGACGATCGACGACATGGCATCGAGAGCATTCCTTGCATCCCGCGGCCTGTCCATCGACACGCTGACCGAAGAGCAGACAAGGTATCTCGGCTCGTACTAGACCTCAGAGGCAGGCATAGATCGCGCCGAAGCGAAGGGCCGGACGTTACGTCCGGCCCTTCGCACTGAAACGTTCGGGAAACGGTTCTAGCCCAGGGCGTACCAATTGCCCCCGTCGCGCTTGACCCGGTATAACGCTTCATGCGCTCGTGCGATGACGTCAGTGGCTGACTTGTCCTTGTAGTCCACCATCGACCCCCCGACCGAAACGGAGATCTCGATAACGTTTGTCTTGCTCTCCGGCGACGACAGGACCGAGTGATGGACGAGCTCGACGATCCGTTCACTGAGCTTCTCGATTCCCTCGAGTTCGATCAGCGGACACACAATGATAAACTCGTCGTCGCCAAACCGGGCGAGGAAATCCATTGAGCGCATCGAGCGCTGCACAACAGAGGCGACAAGCTTCAGTGCTTCGTCTCCTGCCAGATGTCCAAAGCTGTCGTTGATGCTCTTGAACTTGTCGACATCGATCATGACAAGGCCAAACCGCTGGAAATGCCGCTTGAACAGCCCGTATTGCTGCTCCAGGATTGTGTCGATGTAGCGCCGATTGTAGAGACCGGTCAGCTGGTCGACGATCGACACGTCAGATAGCTGCTTCAACTTCTCCGCAAGAGTACTTCCAGCTACTGACTGAAGTTCGCCGAATATCTCTACGCCGTACCGTTCATCTCCAACCTGGAGGACCGACGCCTTGATGTAGACAGCCACCCGCTCTCCGTCTTTCCTCTTGAGGAAAACCTCCTTGGCCTCCTGCCGCTCGCCGGTCTCGATGCATTTTTGCAGCGGGCACCCGTCGAAACACAGGTTCTTGCCGAGGACGTCAGTATGGACCAGGATGTTGTCGTAGCAGTGCCCGTTCAGAACCTCCTCAGACGAATAGCCGGTAATGCGTTCCGCCCCCTTGCTCCAGAAGACGATCTCGCGCTCCCCGGTCGTCACGTACGCGCCGTCCGAAACAGCGTCCAGGATCTCGCGTAGACTACTGTCAAGTACTCCTGTAATCATCTTTCCCTCCTGATTGGCGCAAATCGTGTGACCCGCCCTGGAGTCACGAGATGGTGACGACGACGGGAGTGTGATCTGAAGGCTTCTCCCAGCGCCTCGGCTCGATGTCGACCATGCAGTCGGTGACGCTGGCAGACAGCGCCTCCGAACCCCATGCATAGTCGATGCGCATGCCCATGCGGCGCTTGAACATGTTCATGCGGTAGTCCCACCAGGTAAACTGCTGCTCGCCATGGAATCTGCGGAAAAGGTCGACGAACCCCCACCCGCGTAGATTCTCGAGCACCTCACGCTCTTCCTGCATGAAGCCGATGGCGTCTTGCATCTCCTCGGGAGCCCAGACGTCCTGGGGATCCCTGGCCACGTTGAAATCGCCCATGAACAACAGCGAATGGTCTCTGGGATACGTCGTGTCGAGATACGTCCGAAATTGCTGAAAGAACTGAAGTTTGTGCAGAAATGCTTCGTCGCCACGTTCGCCACCATGTGGTAGATACCCGTCGATCAGCGTGACACCCCCAATATCCACTGCCAGAATCCGGCTCGGATCATTGCCGGCCCAGCCCCTGACGACGCCGGAGATGGGCAGTCTGGATGCGATAGCAACGCCGTTATAGGTCTTCTGGCCCGACATTGCAACCTGATATCCCAGTGCCTCGAACTCTGCCACAGGAAATGTCTCATCGACTGTCTTGGTCTCCTGCATGGCGAGAACGTCCACCTGTGACTCCTCCAGCCACCTCTGGACAACGGGCAGACGAGCACGCACTGAGTTCACGTTCCACGTCGCTATCTTCATGGCTCACTCCTCATGAATATTGTAGGCAGGTTTCCGCCCGATTGCACGGCCTCTACCGGCGGTCCTTGCCATAGCTACTGCAAGGCGTTGTCGATCCCACAGTTCGACCCCCGACCTTGCCGCCAGTTCCCGGGCTGATTCCGTGAACCCGCTGCTCGCGACGACCATGGCACGCGTGCCACGGTAGTATTGCGCTGCTCCCAGAGCTTCCTGAACAGCGCCGATGCCGACGTTGCCGGCGTACCTCTTCGCCTGCACGACGATACGCTGACGAGGCGACGTCAGCACCAGGTCTGCCCCGAAGTCATGACTCATACCGACACGTTGGACGCGGTAGCCCAAATGGAAAAACAGCACTGCCAGGAATTCCTCGAACTGCGTGCCGTCCATGGTGTCGATGGAATGCAGCGTTGCGCCGTGAAACACGCGGTCGCGACGCATCCGGATGGCGATGCCGGCCACTGCTATGAGAACAAGAAGCGCGGCAGTCGCCGCCAGGGAAGGAACGAATGGCAAGAATGCATTCCAGCCGGCAGTCACGGTCCTGGAAACCCACTGCGCTGTCCGCTGCTGCAGCACTCCCAGAGCCCCGTGGATGTCAGGCAAGCAGGGCCTCGATCTCCGCCCTTCTGCTCATGACGGCATCATACCCCCGCACGACATACGCATGGACATCCGAAGGCTCACAGCCCTTGAGATCAGGCCGGATGACAAGGTCAGCCCTCTCGAGCTCCGGCTGTGCGACGTTGTTGAGCATCAGGTTGAGCGAACGCTCGAGAAGCTTGGCGACGTTCAGGCTGGGCTTGTACTCGCCTGCCTGGAGCGGGTCATACAGTGATACCGCGATAACGCTCGTGGCGCCCCGCTTCCGCAGCTCCGTCACAGGGACCGGCAGCGACATGCCGCCATCCACCAGATATTTGTCGCCGAACTTGACGAGGGGAAACACGCCTGGTACGCAAAAGCTCCCGGACAATGGACCCCAGACGTCCCCACTGTCGAAAACAAGAGCTCTGCCAGTCTCCACGTCGGTTGCGGCGATGCAGACGGGTTTCTGGAGAGCCTCAAAAATTGTCACGGGAAGTTCCTTGTGGAGAGAGGCCCGCAGGCGCCAGGGTGTCGTCAGGCCACCCACAGAAACGACAGACCCAATCACCATGGCCACTTGGGCGGCGTGCTTGACGCCGAGGGCTTCCAGGGCAGTCGAGTCGAGGCCCGCTGCGTTGAACACGGCTACCACCGCGCCCATCGAAGCGCCCGAAAACAGGTCGATCTCGACGTGAAGCTCTTCCAGCGCCCGCAGCACACCTATATGCGCATACCCCAGAACCCCGCCCGAACTGAGAGCCAGGCCAAGCTTTTGCTTCCTGCGAGTTCTCATCGTCACTCCTCCTGTTCCGGGGCCGGGAATCGCCCCCTCCTTGGTAGTATATTGCGGATATGGCAGCTGGACAACAGCGCTTCTCGCCACGTCTCCCGGCTTGACACGACCTTCTCCATCGTATACTTGGAGTGAAATCAGGAGGTACACGTGGCCACGTTCGACGTCATGGGACCGATCATGATCGGATCCTCCAGCTCGCACACCGCAGGTGTTGCCAAGATCTGTTATCTGGCACGGCGTGGATTCCTCAGGCCAGTCCTGGAGGTTGAGGGTTCGTGAAGGAACAGACGACGTTTCGCCGGGAACGGCGCATCAGCCGCTCTACCAGCGAGCACTCCGACTTCGCGCGCGGATATCCTATCGCCGTAGCCAGCGCCATCATCCTGTCGACCACCGCCATCTTCATCCGCTACCTCACACAAAACTACAAGATGCCGGCGCTCGTTCTGGCCTTCTGGCGAGACGCGTTCGTGGCGCTCACGATGCTGATTGCACTCGCCATGCTGTGTCCTCGCCTGCTACGCACGGAGCGACGCCACATGGGCTATCTTGTCGCCTATGGCCTCATGCTGACAATGTTCAATTCCTTCTGGACGCTCTCCGTCTCGCTCAACGGAGCAGCCGTGTCGACTGTTCTGGTCTACTCCTCGGCGGCATTCACTGCTCTGCTGGGCAAGTGGCTCCTGAAGGAGCGCCTCGGATGGGTCAAGGTTGTGACAATCGCAGGCTGCGTGGGAGGTTGCGTTCTAATTTCCGGTGCTCTCGAGCCGGGTGCCTGGCAGGCAAACATGACTGGCATCCTGACAGGAACGCTGTCCGGCCTCTGGTACGCGGGCTATAGTCTGATGGGCCGTTCAGCCTCTCAGCGAGGTCTCAACCCCTGGACAACCCTGCTGTACACGTTCGCCTTTGCCGCCGCCT is from Coprothermobacter sp. and encodes:
- the xth gene encoding exodeoxyribonuclease III, which encodes MKIATWNVNSVRARLPVVQRWLEESQVDVLAMQETKTVDETFPVAEFEALGYQVAMSGQKTYNGVAIASRLPISGVVRGWAGNDPSRILAVDIGGVTLIDGYLPHGGERGDEAFLHKLQFFQQFRTYLDTTYPRDHSLLFMGDFNVARDPQDVWAPEEMQDAIGFMQEEREVLENLRGWGFVDLFRRFHGEQQFTWWDYRMNMFKRRMGMRIDYAWGSEALSASVTDCMVDIEPRRWEKPSDHTPVVVTIS
- a CDS encoding EamA family transporter, translated to MKEQTTFRRERRISRSTSEHSDFARGYPIAVASAIILSTTAIFIRYLTQNYKMPALVLAFWRDAFVALTMLIALAMLCPRLLRTERRHMGYLVAYGLMLTMFNSFWTLSVSLNGAAVSTVLVYSSAAFTALLGKWLLKERLGWVKVVTIAGCVGGCVLISGALEPGAWQANMTGILTGTLSGLWYAGYSLMGRSASQRGLNPWTTLLYTFAFAAAFLLLLNLSLGRFLPGAAVRPADLLWLGKATWGWFILFLLAAGPTVAGFGLYNVSLGYLPSSVANLILTLEPTFTAAIAYLVLGEHLNGIQIAGSLLILGGVIFLRLYENRNSIHKLSTP